One segment of Clarias gariepinus isolate MV-2021 ecotype Netherlands chromosome 6, CGAR_prim_01v2, whole genome shotgun sequence DNA contains the following:
- the ngfb gene encoding nerve growth factor produces the protein MRWSMLALLLLFCSHNLALRVGDICPQDSNHEQTADPTPTVDPKLFNKRRYRSPRVLFSEHPPDSEPGEHNGSKDRTKRRAGQPQSRGVYSVCESVSFWVGNKTKATDISGNEVTVLPDVNINDVKKKQYFFETVCSGARTGGSGCLGIDVRHWNSYCTNSHTFVRALTSFKNLVAWRLIRINVACVCVLSRKSWRQ, from the coding sequence ATGCGGTGGTCCATGTTAGCTTTGCTGCTCCTGTTCTGCAGCCACAATTTGGCACTGCGAGTGGGTGATATCTGCCCACAGGACAGCAACCATGAGCAGACAGCTGACCCCACTCCCACAGTGGACCCCAAACTCTTTAACAAGAGGCGCTACCGCTCGCCTCGCGTGCTTTTCAGTGAACACCCCCCTGATTCAGAGCCTGGAGAACACAACGGATCAAAGGACAGGACAAAGAGACGGGCCGGACAGCCACAGAGTCGGGGTGTGTACTCAGTGTGCGAGAGTGTCAGCTTCTGGGTGGGTAATAAGACAAAAGCAACAGACATCTCAGGCAACGAGGTAACTGTGCTGCCTGACGTCAATATCAATGATGTCAAGAAAAAGCAGTACTTCTTTGAAACAGTGTGCAGTGGGGCTAGAACTGGGGGCTCTGGGTGTCTGGGGATTGATGTGCGCCACTGGAACTCATACTGCACCAACTCCCACACATTTGTGAGAGCATTAACTTCTTTTAAGAACCTGGTGGCCTGGAGACTTATTAGGATCAAtgtagcctgtgtgtgtgtgctcagccGCAAGTCGTGGAGACAAtga